In the Caldanaerovirga acetigignens genome, one interval contains:
- a CDS encoding GntR family transcriptional regulator: MSVKKGPIPAYFRLKRIIMDDIKNLRMKPGDPLPSEREYCERFGLSRMTVRQALKELEHEGVIVRERGRGSFVAIPPIEQEGIMSFTEMVKARGMIPETKVLEFKRIPAGELGDLLEIEPKEEIYKITRLRKASGVPVAVETVFIPVLLVPGIESVDLSGSLFSTLSERYGIEIRKSKTSFSAIFSTPELKELLMLRGTEPLLKVESLNFQAKPVFYEISYYRSDQFKITVNINR, translated from the coding sequence ATGTCGGTAAAAAAAGGGCCCATTCCAGCCTATTTCAGGCTAAAGAGAATAATAATGGACGATATAAAAAACCTGAGGATGAAGCCCGGGGACCCGCTGCCTTCGGAGAGGGAATACTGCGAGCGCTTCGGGCTCAGCAGAATGACGGTGAGGCAGGCTTTAAAGGAACTTGAGCACGAGGGAGTCATAGTGAGGGAAAGGGGGAGGGGGAGCTTCGTCGCAATTCCCCCGATAGAGCAGGAAGGCATAATGAGCTTTACCGAAATGGTCAAAGCAAGAGGCATGATACCTGAAACTAAAGTGTTGGAATTCAAAAGAATCCCTGCGGGGGAACTGGGGGATTTGCTCGAGATCGAGCCGAAAGAAGAAATATATAAGATAACCCGGCTGAGGAAAGCGAGCGGCGTACCGGTGGCGGTGGAAACGGTGTTCATCCCTGTGCTTTTAGTGCCCGGAATCGAGTCCGTCGACCTTTCCGGTTCGCTCTTTTCGACGTTGAGCGAACGCTACGGCATTGAGATCAGGAAATCGAAGACCAGTTTTTCTGCTATTTTTTCAACGCCGGAACTAAAAGAGCTGCTAATGCTGCGGGGGACAGAGCCTCTTTTAAAGGTGGAGAGCCTGAACTTTCAAGCAAAGCCGGTTTTTTACGAAATCTCGTACTACCGTTCGGACCAGTTCAAAATAACGGTAAATATCAACAGGTAG
- the nagB gene encoding glucosamine-6-phosphate deaminase, translating into MKLIIAKDYEEMSKKAAQIIAEEIKKKPNLVLGLATGATPVGTYRELVKMYKNGEVDFSRVITFNLDEYLGLSPDDERSYHYYMYSNFFNHVNVKPENIHIPNGVAEDIDEECRRYDEAIEKAGGIDLQLLGIGVNGHIGFNEPGDELLTATHVTNLAPDTIKANARFFESIDEVPKKAITVGLGTIMKAKKIILLASGREKAKIMAELLDEDAVSTKVPASFLLLHRDVTIIMDEEAAKVYCGKKGGAPGTVGR; encoded by the coding sequence ATGAAATTGATTATAGCAAAAGATTACGAAGAAATGAGCAAAAAGGCCGCGCAAATAATAGCGGAGGAAATAAAGAAAAAGCCGAATCTCGTGCTCGGCCTTGCGACGGGCGCAACGCCGGTGGGAACGTACCGGGAACTTGTGAAGATGTACAAAAACGGCGAGGTTGACTTTTCCCGGGTAATAACCTTCAACCTCGACGAATACCTGGGCCTTTCTCCCGATGACGAACGCAGCTATCATTACTACATGTACTCCAATTTCTTCAACCACGTCAACGTAAAGCCGGAGAACATACACATACCGAACGGTGTTGCAGAGGACATAGATGAAGAATGCCGTCGCTACGACGAAGCTATAGAAAAGGCCGGGGGTATAGACCTTCAGCTCTTGGGAATAGGCGTCAACGGCCACATCGGGTTCAACGAGCCGGGGGATGAGCTTTTGACGGCCACCCATGTCACCAATCTCGCGCCCGACACTATTAAGGCCAACGCCCGGTTTTTTGAAAGCATAGACGAAGTCCCGAAGAAGGCCATAACCGTGGGACTCGGGACCATAATGAAGGCAAAGAAGATAATTCTCCTTGCAAGCGGAAGGGAAAAGGCAAAAATAATGGCGGAGCTTTTGGATGAGGACGCCGTTTCGACGAAAGTACCGGCCTCGTTTTTGCTACTGCACCGGGACGTCACCATCATAATGGATGAAGAGG